In Maniola jurtina chromosome 2, ilManJurt1.1, whole genome shotgun sequence, the following proteins share a genomic window:
- the LOC123877375 gene encoding 17-beta-hydroxysteroid dehydrogenase 13-like isoform X1: MRRRNIFVRCIGFIARKFRALQEVWILPWWGGGGLVTAPLWALDAFVLVVKICSTCAMAVFRVFIPPAMKSLYGETVLITGAGGGIGRELAIQFAELGATVVCWDIDARRNNAVVNEIRKKDGDCFGYTVDVTVREQVLALAAHMRRQLTDISIVVSNAGALTCAPLTNLRPETVARLVEVNLLAHFWVIQAFLPNMIERQQGHIVAINSSAGLMPCADMVPYCAAKFGLRGLMDSLSEELRLDTWTKNINTTSVYLASISTGLYPPPTHRFVYWYSEITAQEAARIIIEGIRKNKKCISIPSLMKSLIDLNNLMPYRIRIIFADFFNFGHRGWFCFC, translated from the exons atgCGTAGGAGAAATATATTTGTGCGTTGTATAGGTTTTATAGCTCGCAAGTTTAGAGCTCTCCAGGAAGTATGGATACTGCCGTGGTGGGGCGGCGGGGGATTGGTCACAGCCCCTCTTTGGGCTCTCGATGCATTCGTGCTAGTTGTAAAGATTTGTTCAACGTGTGCTATGGCGGTGTTCAGAGTTTTCATACCGCCTGCGATGAAGAGTTTGTACGGAGAAACTGTATTG ATAACTGGCGCAGGCGGAGGGATAGGACGAGAGCTGGCTATTCAGTTCGCAGAGTTGGGTGCCACAGTTGTATGCTGGGACATTGATGCCAGACGAAACAATGCTGTTGTCAATGAAATCAGGAAGAAGGACGGAGAT TGTTTCGGCTACACAGTAGATGTAACAGTACGAGAACAAGTGTTGGCTCTGGCGGCACACATGCGACGGCAACTGACGGATATTTCTATAGTCGTGAGCAACGCGGGCGCCTTGACCTGCGCACCGCTAACTAACTTACGACCTGAAACTGTAGCCAGACTCGTTGAGGTCAACCTTTTGGCACATTTTTGG GTCATCCAAGCGTTTTTGCCAAATATGATAGAGCGTCAACAAGGACACATAGTTGCGATCAACTCCAGCGCTGGTCTGATGCCCTGTGCTGATATGGTGCCTTATTGCGCGGCTAAGTTTGGACTTAGAG GTTTAATGGACTCACTGAGCGAAGAGCTCCGTCTGGACACGTGGACTAAGAACATAAACACCACATCAGTTTACTTGGCGTCTATTTCCACGGGTCTCTATCCACCACCTACCCACCGGTTTGTCTACTGGTATTCTGAGATCACAGCGCAAGAGGCCGCGAGAATTATaattgaag GTATTCGTAAAAATAAGAAGTGTATCAGCATACCTTCACTGATGAAATCGCTCATAGACCTTAACAACCTTATGCCGTACAGGATAAGGATCATTTTCGCTGATTTCTTCAATTTTGGACATCGAGGCTGGTTTTGTTTTTGCTAA
- the LOC123877375 gene encoding 17-beta-hydroxysteroid dehydrogenase 13-like isoform X2: MRRRNIFVRCIGFIARKFRALQEVWILPWWGGGGLVTAPLWALDAFVLVVKICSTCAMAVFRVFIPPAMKSLYGETVLITGAGGGIGRELAIQFAELGATVVCWDIDARRNNAVVNEIRKKDGDCFGYTVDVTVREQVLALAAHMRRQLTDISIVVSNAGALTCAPLTNLRPETVARLVEVNLLAHFWVIQAFLPNMIERQQGHIVAINSSAGLMPCADMVPYCAAKFGLRGLMDSLSEELRLDTWTKNINTTSVYLASISTGLYPPPTHRFVYWYSEITAQEAARIIIEDRIFKKACFKTFYDVL; this comes from the exons atgCGTAGGAGAAATATATTTGTGCGTTGTATAGGTTTTATAGCTCGCAAGTTTAGAGCTCTCCAGGAAGTATGGATACTGCCGTGGTGGGGCGGCGGGGGATTGGTCACAGCCCCTCTTTGGGCTCTCGATGCATTCGTGCTAGTTGTAAAGATTTGTTCAACGTGTGCTATGGCGGTGTTCAGAGTTTTCATACCGCCTGCGATGAAGAGTTTGTACGGAGAAACTGTATTG ATAACTGGCGCAGGCGGAGGGATAGGACGAGAGCTGGCTATTCAGTTCGCAGAGTTGGGTGCCACAGTTGTATGCTGGGACATTGATGCCAGACGAAACAATGCTGTTGTCAATGAAATCAGGAAGAAGGACGGAGAT TGTTTCGGCTACACAGTAGATGTAACAGTACGAGAACAAGTGTTGGCTCTGGCGGCACACATGCGACGGCAACTGACGGATATTTCTATAGTCGTGAGCAACGCGGGCGCCTTGACCTGCGCACCGCTAACTAACTTACGACCTGAAACTGTAGCCAGACTCGTTGAGGTCAACCTTTTGGCACATTTTTGG GTCATCCAAGCGTTTTTGCCAAATATGATAGAGCGTCAACAAGGACACATAGTTGCGATCAACTCCAGCGCTGGTCTGATGCCCTGTGCTGATATGGTGCCTTATTGCGCGGCTAAGTTTGGACTTAGAG GTTTAATGGACTCACTGAGCGAAGAGCTCCGTCTGGACACGTGGACTAAGAACATAAACACCACATCAGTTTACTTGGCGTCTATTTCCACGGGTCTCTATCCACCACCTACCCACCGGTTTGTCTACTGGTATTCTGAGATCACAGCGCAAGAGGCCGCGAGAATTATaattgaag
- the LOC123877368 gene encoding zinc finger protein 254-like → MSDNVQNCCRICLDIESRHVSILEDSINLHIKSCLPINISANDDLPKGICESCVAQLNEFYNFQLNARCSQDWLESALQEKSKKSVETKTQVQPLPDSEYNSDSLLEFLNNTENIEEYLNNLGKEDIPSIVNMLDRTEGADSTKLINGKTIKLPSPKKKESPNKSQTTKMDIDILDADIKIFKEIMKRSIPKNEIKSVEKLSCFACKTKLDTIQKLSHHLSICDNALRTCVYCNILFDSKQKMREHTLTHSVVTPLTCHCGKRFDSKEKLLKHCKNCEIDHIASMGFVYSCKQCGETFNERFQLYKHAKGHIKKSEERICDICGHTFIGEEALAKHRKEDHDKMDNLLYRCKVCSFTSQDRKKIFCHVQKHTQAKESIRHLCESCGRSFANQSTLRNHSLQHAPKCFKCHICHKGFTDVKMKDDHVLEHIEMVMCEKCGQSVDSYKLPEHICQDC, encoded by the exons ATGAGCGATAATGTGCAGAACTGTTGCCGCATCTGCTTAGACATAGAGTCCAGGCATGTGTCGATACTAGAGGACTCTATAAACCTGCATATAAAATCGTGTCTTCCTATAAATATTTCTGCAAACGATGATCTTCCTAAAGGCATTTGTGAGTCCTGTGTGGCTCAGTTGAATGAGTTTTATAATTTCCAATTGAACGCCCGCTGTTCGCAAGATTGGTTGGAATCAGCTTTACAAGAAAAGTCCAAAAAATCTGTAGAAACCAAAACGCAGGTCCAACCTCTTCCAGACTCAGAGTACAACTCTGACTCACTGCTAGAGTTTCTCAATAACACGGAAAATATTGAGGAATATTTGAATAACTTGG gTAAAGAAGACATTCCATCTATAGTAAATATGCTAGACAGAACTGAAGGTGCAGACTCAACTAAACTTATTAATGGCAAAACCATCAAACTACCAAGCCCTAAAAAGAAAGAATCACCAAATAAATCCCAAACAACAAAAATGGACATTGATATTTTAGACgcagatataaaaatatttaaggaaATAATGAAGAGATCAATaccaaaaaatgaaattaaaagtgtAGAAAAACTGTCTTGTTTCGCTTGCAAGACTAAATTGGATACAATACAAAAGTTGTCGCATCATTTGAGTATTTGTGATAATGCGTTAAGGACTTGTGTGTACTGTAACATATTGTTTGATTCTAAACAAAAAATGAGAGAACATACATTGACTCACTCTGTGGTAACACCTTTAACTTGCCACTGTGGTAAAAGGTTTGATAGTAAAGAGAAGCTGTTGAAGCATTGTAAGAACTGTGAGATTGATCATATAGCATCTATGGGCTTTGTCTATTCATGTAAGCAGTGTGGGGAGACTTTTAATGAAAG GTTCCAACTGTATAAGCATGCTAAAGGACACATCAAGAAGTCAGAGGAAAGAATTTGTGACATATGTGGTCACACATTCATTGGAGAGGAAGCTTTAGCTAAACATAGGAAAGAAGATCATGATAAGATGGATAATTTATTATACAG ATGTAAAGTGTGTAGTTTCACGTCACAGGATCGCAAGAAAATATTCTGCCATGTCCAAAAACACACGCAGGCAAAGGAATCCATTAGACATCTGTGCGAATCTTGTGGACGCAGTTTCGCCAACCAATCAACTCTGAGGAACCATTCGCTCCAACATGCGCCAAAGTGCTTCAAGTGCCATATTTGTCACAAAGGATTTACGGACGTGAAAATGAAGGATGATCATGTGTTGGAACACATTGAAATGGTCATGTGTGAAAAGTGTGGCCAATCTGTTGACAGTTATAAGTTGCCTGAGCATATTTGTCAAGATTGCTGA